AGTCGGTAAAGGGCAGCGTCGACCGGATGTGGCAGGAGCTGGGGCTTTGAGGGGAGCGGGGCGGCCGATCAGATTCCGGCGCCCTGGTTTTCGTAGTTCGCCATGCCTTCCAGAAACTCCGCAACGAAGGGGCTTGCCGGCGAGCGGACGAGTTCCTCCGCCGTTCCGAACTGCTCGATCCGGCCTTCCGACATGACGGCGATGCGATCGGCGATCTCGAAGGCCTCCTCCTGATCGTGGGTCACCAGAATAGCGGAAATGCCCACCCGCCGTTGCAGCTCCAGCAGCGCCGAACGCAACCCCTTGCGGATCTTGGTATCAAGCGCGGAAAACGGCTCGTCCAGCAGAAGCAGGCGCGGCTCGATGGCCAGCGCGCGTGCAAGCGCCACACGCTGGCGCTGACCGCCGGAAAGCTGCGAGGGATAACGGTCTGCCAGATGGCCGATCTCCGCCATGTCGAGCAGCGTTTTCACCCGTTCGCCGATCTCCGAGCGTGACGGGCGACGCCCGCGCGGACGCATCTTCAGCCCGAAGGCGGTGTTGTCGGCGACGCTCATATGCTCGAACAGCGCATAGCTCTGGAACACCATGCCGAAGCGGCGCAGCCGCGCCTCCAGCCCGGTAATGTCCTCGCCCTCCATCGATAGCCTGCCGCTGTCGGCAAACTGCAAGCCGGCGATGATCCGCAGAAGCGTGGTCTTGCCCGAACCCGAAGGCCCCAGAAGCGCGACGAATTCGCCGGGGGCAACATCCAGGTTGACGGCATCCAGTACACGATTGCTGCCATAGGATTTCGATATGTTTTCGATCTCAAGACCCATGATCGGTCTCCCGGTTGAACTCAGTGCACATGTGGATGCCGCGCCTCGATCACCGATCGCAGGATCAGGGTGAGAACGGCGATCACGGCAAGGATGGTGGCGGCGGCGAAGGCGCCTGTCACGTTGTAATCATCATAGAGAAGCTGGACCTGCAGCGGCAGCGTCATGGTTTCTCCGCGAATATTGCCGGAAACGACGCTGACCGCGCCGAATTCGCCGATGACGCGGGCATTCGCCAGGATCGCGCCATAAAGCAGCGCCCAGCGGATATTGGGCAGCGTCACATAGAAGAAGGTCTGCCAGCCATTTGCGCCGAGCGTCAACGCCGCCTCTTCCTGATCGCGCCCGGTAATCTCCATCAGCGGGATCAGTTCACGCGCGACGAAGGGGCAGGTGACGAACAGCGAGACCAGAACGATGCCGGTCAGATTGAACATCAGCTGCACGTTCCACTGGTCGAGGAACCCGCCGACAAGCCCGGTCGAGCCATAGACGAGCAGATAGCAAAGACCGGCCACGATCGGCGAGATCGAAAACGGCAACTCGATAATGGTGACGAGCGCGCGACGCCCGGGAAAGCGGAACCGCGTGATCGCCCAGGCGGCCGAGATGCCGAAGACGATGTTGACCGGCAGCGCGATCAGCGCCGTGATCACCGTCAGCCTTATCGCATGCAGCGTTTCCGGCTCGTTGATGCTGGCGACATAGGCACCGATCCCTTCGGAAAAGGCGCGGACGAAGATCGCAAGGCTCGGCAGGCCCATCACCAACGCGGCAAAGGCAACGGCGATGATGACGAGCACGAAACGCCGCGCCCGGCGGCGGCGCACCAGGGCGCGAACCTGCGGATGCATGGTCTCAGTCGCCATTGCTCAGACTCCCCTCTTCAGATGCCGTCCGGCGCGACCGGTCGCGATGTTGGCGGCAATCAGCACCGCGAGCGCCAGCAGAAGCAGCGTTCCGGCAATCGCGCTTGCGGCGGGGAAATCATATTCATCGAGGCGGATCATGATCAGGAGCGAGGCGATCTCGGTCTTGTAGGGCATGTTGCCGGCGATGAAGATCACCGCGCCGAATTCGCCCAGCGAGCGGGCGAAGGCAAGCGAAGCACCCATGATGAAGCTTGGCCAGAGCTGGGGAAAGATGATGTGGCGGAAGACCTGAATGTCGCTGGCGCCCAGCGTCTGCGCGGCCTCTTCCAGATCAGTGCGCAAGCTCTCCATGACCGGCTGAACGGTTCTGACCCCGAAAGGCACGGAGGTGAAGGTCATGGCGATCGCGATGCCCCACCAGGTATAGGCGACCTTGATGTTCATCTCCGCCAGCAGCATGCCCATCCAGCCATTGCGGTCGTAGAGCGCGACGAGCGCGATGCCCGCAACGGCCGTCGGCAATGCGAAGGGAAGGTCTATCAAGGCATCCAGCAGGCGCTTGCCCGGAAATCTGTAGCGCACGATCACCCAGGCGAGCAGCAGGCCGAAACAGGCATTGAATACCGTTGCCGTCAGCGCCGCCGAGATCGTTACCCGGAAGGCGGCAAGCGTACGGTCCGACGAGATAATACGCCAGTAATCGCCAAACCCGAGTTGCCCGAGCTGGAAGAACAGGGCGCTCAGCGGCAGCAGGATGATCAGGCAGGTAAACAGCAGCGTGACGCCAAGTGTCAGCCCGAAACCGGGCATGACGCTGCGGTTCGCGCGCCTGTTTGCAATCGGCATGGTGAAAGTCATGATGGCCTTTGGAAGGTGATGCCGAGGGTTCTAGCAATTACTGTGTGACGGTGCGCTGTTGACAGGTCACCGGAGAAGACTTTGCCACAAAAACGGTAAAACAGATCAGCCGCCATCCGACAATCGACTTTTCGACAGATCCCGTATCTATCAACGTGTCATGCTCGGGCTTGACCCGAGCATCCAGGCCGCTCGGAAAGCCTTGCCTGGACCCTCGGGTCAAGCCCGAGGGTGACGCGTGGCGGGAGCGGGGTGCGATATGCCACTGAACGCCAGAACAGCGCCGCCCTGCAAGTGTGTCAGACGGCGCTCCTCACCAAGTTCGATTTACCGCGCTGCCTGGATCTGGTCCAGCACGCCGCCGTCGCTGAAATGGGTTTCGTTGGCCTCACCCCAGCCGCCGAAAATCTCTTCCACCGTCACCAGCTTCACCTCCGGGAACTTGTCGGCATATTCGGCCTTCACTTCCGGATTGTGGACGCGGTTGTTGAAGGAGGCGACGATTTCCTGGCCTTGCTTGCTGTAAAGGAATTCGAGATAGGCGTTGGAAACGTCGACAGTACCGCGTTCTTCGGCGACCTTTTCGACCACGGCAACCGGGAACTCGGCCAGGAGCGAGATCGAGGGCACGACGCGCTGATATTCATCCTCGCCATACTGGGCGCGGATGTTTTCGACTTCCGCCTCGAAGGTGATCAGCACGTCGCCGATGCCGCGCTCGACAAAGGTCGTTGTTGCGCCGCGGCCGCCGGTATCGAAGACGGCGACATTGCCCAGAACATCGCCAACGAATTCGCGCGCCTTGGCATCATCGCCATCAAACTTTTCGAGCGCATAGGCATAGGCCGCCAGATAGGTGTAGCGGGCATTGCCCGAGGTCTTCGGATTGGGAAAGACGAGTTGAACATCCTCGCGAGCGAGATCGTCCCAGTCCTTGATGTCCTTCGGATTGCCTTCGCGCACCAGGAAGGCCGGCAGCGAGTAATAGGGCGATGCATTGTTCGGCAGGGCCTGCTGCCAGTCCTCGGCGACGAAGCCGTTGTCGGCGAGAATCTGCACGTCGAGCACCTGATTGAAGGTCACGAGATCGGCCTTCAGCCCCTGAAGGATGGCGCGGGCCTGCTTGGAGGAGCCCGCATGGGACTGCTTGATGGTCACATCCTGCCCGCTCTCGTTTTTCCAGTACTCGGCGAAAGCCGGATTGATCGTCGCGTAAAGCTCGCGCGCGATATCATAGGACACGTTGAGGATTTCCACCTGTTCCTCGGCCTTTGCGGGCGCACCGGCGGTCAGGAGGAGAGCGGCGCCAAGCGCGGCGAAAAGTGTCTTTTTCATTGGGAAACCATTTTCTCGTGTTTCGAACTGTGGCGAAATCTAGAAAAGTTGATCCCCCAATCCAAGAAAACCGTTCGCCTCAATGCGCGTTGATTGGAAAATTAAATTCAATCTTTTGCGATTTGCCGTCCGTTGTTTCCGCGCAGATGCGCGCGGGTTGCGCAAGCGCCGGCCAGCCCCCTGACCTGCTCCCCCGGACCGGCTGCCGGAAGAACGCCTCTGCCCGCGACCGCCCCGACAGCCGAGGACGGACGAACCGGAGCGCCCTGAAAAGAAAAGCGGCGCATGGCAGTGATCTCCGGTCGAGCGACGCTCTCATGCAGATCATCGCCATGCGCCCAAAACAGCGAGTTTCGGTTCCGCCTTCGGCCGGTCTTGAGGACCGGTGCCGGCAGAACCTACTGCTCGTATTTTCTGATATTCATAGGTTATGAAATGGCGTTTTTGAATTTCTACTGAAATAAATCGTAAAACAGCATTGGTAATAAAAATAACAGGAAGACAAGAAAGAAAAAACAGAACAACCTGAAAGGCCAGCGCCAATTGTAAACAGGCGTTCCTTGATAACACCGCCCGCAGGAAGATGCCCCGAAACGTAGTCGGTGCCCACAGGAACAGGTAAAAAGGCGCAACGTCTTTCGGCCGGAAGCGCTGGATCTTGACGGCTGGAATCTGGCGTTGAAAGTCATGTTTCTGATGGGTGCACGAAGGTGGGCCCGCGGCCACGGCCTGTCCGTTCGACGTCAGTAAAAGGCGCACGCCCGAGGCGCCGGGCCGACGGGATGACGGTGAAACCTGACGGGCTGACGCCAGGCGCGGCGACGCAATCGAGAACGGCGGCGACGCCCCGTGGTCCGGAGGGATGCGCAAAATGCAATTCGGCATCCGGTGGGAAACGCGCGGCGTCGCCCCTGTCCAAAGTCTGGCAATTCATATCGTCTGCCCCTGATAGCCATGAGTTTGCCTAGAGCGCCGTGCTTTCCGAAAATCGATTCCGATTTTCGGGCCGATGCGCTGGAGCACCGGGAATCGCTGCCCGGTGGATCGATTTCCTGACTAAAGGAAGGAAAACGCCATGTATCGCTCGCACGTCCCTAATCATATGCCGAACGTCCTGAAATGGCTTTTCCGGCACCAAGGTTCGGTCGGCGTCAGGGACGCGTGAACCATTCGGACCAGACATATTTTGTCGCGGGTGAGGTTGTCACCGGCGCCGCGGCTGCATGTCGCTGCCGCCGAGCCTCCCCCGGCGTCATTCCGTATTGTCGGCGAAAAGCCCTGATGAAGGCGCTTTCGGACTGGAACCCGACCGCCGTTGCGATGATGTTGATATTGGGTTGCGGCGCCAGCGGATCGGTGAGCTTGTGATAGGCTGCGGCCAGGCGCCGCTGACGCACGAAGGCAGCGACCCCGCCATGGGGTTCGAAATGGGCATAGAGGCGGGTGCGCGAGACGCCGAACCGGGCGGCGATGTCCTCAACCGTCAGCTTGTCGCTCTCGAGGTTGTCATCGATATGCTGGCGCACGTCCTGCATCAGGCTGTGCCGCAACAGAGCCTTCTGGTCACAGGTAAGATCGCTGCCTCCATTGATAACGGCAGCGAGGAAATGAACGAGTGCCGAAAAAACCCGGGGGCCATCCTGCGCCTGCATGGCGGGAGCCATGCGATAGACTTCCGTCACGTGCGAGCGGAACAAGCGGGCGAGCGGCATGTCGCGGCGGACGCGACGATAATGCAGCCCATCGGGATCATGCAGCAACGGAGCAAGCCGGTTGCGCGGAACCGCAAGCGCCATGAGGTCAAAGTCCTCGTTGACGGTATCAAGCGGCTCGGCATTGTCGAAAATGCAGATGTCGCCGGCGTCAAGCGTGATATCCCCGCCAGGCGCGCGGGCATGGCACCGCCCTCTTCGGAAAATCTGAACCATGTAATTGTCGATGCCGTCACGGCCGATCTGCGTGCGGCTGCGGGCGAAGGCCTGCCGAACGCTCATGCAGCGCCCCAGCGTGCCGATCCCGAGCATGAAACTGTCCACCTCAACCCGAAACGGATCACCGGCCCCCTGATCCAGAGTGGGCACGTAAAGCTGGCTCATGGCCTCCCGCCACTGGCCGTAATCGGTGCTCGAAAAGAAATCGCGCGGGACTAAATCCTCACCTGCCGGCTTGGTTCTGGTCTCTTCTGGCAAAAGCGTCTCCCCCGGTGACGGCATGACTGCCGACGCATATTCCCTCTCCCCCCAATTTGAGGAAAGATAAACCCAAGTGCAAGCGGCCCCGGCGTTCGGCAGGCCGCAACCGTTTGGGAAAACGGGCGACAACCGGCTTTGCCCGCGACGTGTTCGATCCATGACGGCATGTCGATGACGGCGCATAGGCACTCGAAAGCAGTAAGCATTGGTACACTGCGGATTCCACTCCGCCATCACACCGCTTTTTCCAACGCTTTGAAAAGACCGTACCGCGCTGCAAGAGAGACCTCCCGTCAGCCAAACGCAATAGAGGCTTCGTGTTCAAGCTGAGCGAAATCCATCCACGCCGCCCAACACTTTCGGACGGTTGATCCTGGAAAACGCCGTACCTCTATCATCAAAGAGATGCAAAGCGTCCGGCTGAAAGGTAACAGGGTATGCGCCCCCGCGGCTCCAGAACGTATCACCGCTTGCTTTCACCATCAGCGACTGCCCCCCTGCCCCCTGCAACTGCAGCATGGCATGATCGCCAATATTCTCTGCAACCTCGATAGCGCAGGCAAAACCACCAGCATCGCCAGCGGGGTCGATATGTTCCGGGCGGATGCCGATCGTCACCGCGTCGCCGGTGCGCGTATCAGAAGCAGGGCGAACCGGCACGGAAACCCGGGCAAATCCGGGAACCTCCACAATAATCGCGTCGGCTTCCACGGCGGCGATGGTCCCTTCGAGAAAGTTCATCTTCGGCGAACCTATGAAGCCCGCAACGAACAGGTTTTGCGGCAAGTGATAGAGCTCCAGCGGGGTGCCCACCTGCTGCACATCGCCATGGTCAAGCACCACGATCCGGTCGGCAAGCGTCATCGCCTCGATCTGGTCGTGGGTCACATAGGCCATGGTGGTGCCAAGGTCGTCATGCAGTTTCGACAGCTCGAGCCGCATGTGGACGCGCAGCGCCGCGTCAAGGTTCGACAGCGGTTCGTCGAACAGGAACACCTGCGGGTCGCGGACGATCGCCCGACCGATGGCGACGCGCTGGCGTTGACCGCCCGAGAGTTGACTGGGGCGCCGTTCCAGCAGATGCTCGATGTGCAGAATGCCGGCCGCCGCGCGCACCTTGCGGTCGATTTCATCCTTCGGGCGCTTGGCGAGCTTGAGGCCGAACGACATGTTTTCGTAGACGGTTTTGTGCGGATAGAGCGCATAGGACTGAAACACCATGGCAATGCCGCGCGCCTTGGCCGGAATATCATTGCAGCGCTTCTCCCCGATCAACAGATCGCCGCCGCTGACCTCCTCCAGCCCGGCAATCATGCGCAGCAGCGTGGATTTACCGCAGCCGGAAGGGCCGACAAAAACGATGAACTCGCCGTCGCGCACCTCAAGGTCAATGCCCTTGATGACTTCCAGCGCACCGTAGGACTTGCTCAGATTTTTCAGGGTAAAGCCGGCCATTGGTTTCCTCCTCGGCTGTTTCGCGTCTGTCAGGGCCGCGCGTCGAAGACAACGCCATTGCCGGTGATGAACTGGTTTGAATAAGGGTAGAAATGCTTCTCGAAGGGCATGCGCGGGGTGGCGGCATAGCGCACGGCGAACTCCTCCGGCCTGAAAAAGGCCTCGGCCGCCGCCCGCAGATCCGCCTTCAGCGCCGCCTCTCCCGGCGCCCGGGAGAGATCGTTCCACTCGTCGGGATCATCGGCGAGGTTGTAGAGCTCCTCGCAGCCGTCCAGGTAGAGGCAGTATTTCCAGTCGCCGCGGCGCAGCATGCAACCGGCGTGGTCCGGCTGCTTCAGTACGGCGCTCTCGCAGAAAAGGTTCCGCTCCGGCGGCCCGCCCCCGGCAAGAACCGGCGCGAGGTCCAAGCCTTCCAAACCCTCGGGCGGAGAAATCCCCGCCGCGGCGCAAAGGGTCGGGTAAAGGTCTATCAGTCCGGCAAGCGCATTCGTCCGGCTCCCGGGCTCTGCCACGCCGGGCCAGCGGATAATCAGCGGAACACGGGCGGAATCCTCATAGAAGACGGTCTTCTGCCAGAGCCCCCGCCGCGCCGCCATCTCACCGTGATCGGAGGCGTAGATGACGATCGTATCCTCGAAGAGACCGAGATAGTCGATCACATCCAGAAGCCGGCCGACGGCATCGTCGACCCATTCGACGCAACCGTAATAGGCAGCCAGCGCCCGGGCATTCACCGCATCATCGCCCCGGTGATGCGCCGTGCCGCTCGCCGCTGCCGCTTTCTGCACAAAGGCGGGCGCGCGGGTAAGCCAGTCGGGGTCATAGTCCGGCAGTTCCACCCTGCCCGCGAAACGCTCGAAGAAGCGACGCGGCGGGTTGATCGGAAAATGCGGTTTGTCGAAATGGACGGCCAGAAAGAACGGCGCATCTCCCGGTCGTCCCGCATGGCCCTGCAGCCATTTGGCCGCCTCGCTGACGCAGATCTCCGTTTGCGTCATGGCAAGCGGAATGCCCGACGGGCCGGCATCGCCTAGAATATCGCCGAGACCGGATTCGTTTGGGTGGCGGGCGGGATCCGGCTGGTGAGCCTGGCCGTAGAGATCGCCATAGGGGCGTTCCTGAAAGCCCTGGAATTGCTCGCCGTTGAAATGCGTCTTGCCCACAAGCGCCGTGCGGTATCCGGCGTCGCCGAGCGCGCGCGCCAGCGTTGGGCCGTTGGCGGGCAGGATGTGGCGGTTGTCGTAAATGCCGGTCGTGCGGCAATATTTCCCGGTCAGAAGGCTCGCCCGGCTGGGCACGCAGAGCGGGTTCTGGCAATAGGCATTGTCGAAACGCATGCCGCCCGCGGCCAGGCGATCGAGCGACGGGGTTTCGACCGGCGTCTCCGCGCAATCGCCCATCGCACGCACGCTGTGCTGGTCGGAAAACAGGAAGAGGATATTGGGTTTCTTCTGCATGACGTCTCCCTCAGGCCTTGACCGCGCCGCCGAGCCGGAGTCCGCCCTTTTGCAGCGGCTTCTGGATCAGGAAATAGACGAGCAGCGTGGGCGCCGTATATAGCAGCGCGAAGGCGGCGAGCTGGCCATACATGGCCTCCCCATATTCCCCGAAGAAACTGTAGAGCGAGACGGCCATCGGATAATTGTCGCGGCTTTGCAGCAGGATGAAGGGCACGAAGAAATTGCCCCAGTTCTCGATGAAGGACAGAATGAAGATGGTTGCGATCCCCGGCGCCAGGAGCGGCACGACGATATAGGCAACGCCTTCCATGCGGGATGCCCCTTCCGTCCACGCCGCCTCTTCCAGATCGGTCGGAATGGCATCCATAAAGCCCTTCATCAGCCAGACCGCAAAGGGAAGCTCCGCCGCCGTGCGGAAGACGATGACGCCCGCAAGCGTATCGACGAGGCCGATATGGACGAACATCACATAGATCGGCACCATGATGGCGGTGATCGGCAGCGCGCTGGCAAAGACGATCGTGTAGATATACTGCTTTCCGTAGCGCAGCCTGTAGCGCGACAACGGATAGCCGGCGAAGAGCGCGAGGATGACCACCAGGCAGGACGTCCCGGCCGAAATGATGACGCTGTTCATGAAGGGCCGGATCGCGACATCCTCCGTCAGGATCGCGCCGAAATTCGTCAGGCTCCAGCGGGCCGGCAGTTGAATGGCAAGCGTCGCCTCGGCATCGAAGGCGGCCAGCACCATCCACACCATCGGCACGACGAAGGCGATGGCAACGAAGGTGAGCGCGATATCGGCGGCCAGCCGGTCGCGGGTCTTGGCCTTGGCGAGATTAGCCATTGCGCGCTTCTCCCACTTTGAACAGACGGACATAGATGAGGGAGGCGATGACGCCGAAGCCGAGCAGCAGGACGGCGATTGACGAGCCGTAGCCGATAAGGCCGAAATCATAGGCCTGATTGTACATCAGGAGCGGCAGCGTTTCCGAGCGCGTGCCGGGCCCGCCCGCCGTGGTGATCCAGATGATACCGAACACGCCGAGCGTGTTGAGCGTGGTCAGCACTACATTGATGGCAATCACCGGGCGGATGATCGGCAGGATGACGCCGAAGATCGATTGCATGCGCCCTGCCCCGTCGATCTCGGCGGCTTCAAGCACTTCGCTCGAGACATCCTGAAGCGCCGCGGAGTAGACGAGCATCGAGAAGGCACAGCCGCGCCAGATGTTGATGATGATCACCGCGGCAAGCGGCGCCGTCAGAAGCCATTGCTGGTGGGCAAAGCCGAAAATATCGAAAATCTGGTTCATGCCGGATTCGTCGCCGCGCAGGAATGTGTACCAGAGAAAGCCCGCAACGACTTCCGGCACCACCCAGGCGGTGATGACGATGACCGAGGCAAGGCTCTGGATGGCGGGCGTCGCCATTTGCCGCACATAGGCAATGCAGAAGCCGACAATGTTCTGCCCGGCAACGGAGAGGCCGACGAACACCGCCGTCCGCCCGAGCGCCGCCCAGGTGCGCGGATCGGTGAACAGGTAGTAGTAGTTCTCGAAGCCGATGAAGGCCGGATTGCGGGCCGCATAGCCCGACAGTCCGAGATTGGTCATGGATGTGTAGATGGCCCAGATGATCGGCACCAGAAAGAAGGCGACGATCATCAGGGTGGCCGGGGCAAGCGGCACAATGCGCATCAGCACTGCTGCCGGCCCTTGGCTCGTTCCGCTTGCCCCTTGCGCCATGTCAGTTCGCTTTTTCGACGTTCGACGAGCCGGCAAGGCGGGTGAGCTGGCGGTCGAAGCGGCCGGCGGCGTCTTCGACGCTGTCTCCGCCCACCGTCACGGCCTCCATCGTCTCCTGGATGAGGGAGGAGACCTGCGGATAGATTTCCAGCGCCGGGCGGAAATTGGTCACCTCAACCAGCGAGGAGAAGAAACCGGCGGTCGGATTGGTTTCGAGATAGGTCTCGTCCGCGATGACGTCCTTGCGCACGCCGATCGATCCGGCGCGAATGGCATAGGTCAGGCTGTTTTCGAAATTGGCGACCGTGGTCATGAAATCGAAGGCGAGATTCTTGTCCTCGGTCTTCGGGCTCATGGCGATGGTCCAGCCGCCGGACATGGAGGTGAAGCCGTTGCCCTGGCCATTCTGCGTCGGAATCTTGGCCATGCCGAGCGTCTCGTTCCACGCCGCCCAGGGCGCGGTGCCGCCCTCGATCCAGCGCGCCCAGATCCAGTTGCCGTCGATGAACATGGCAACCTTGCCCTCGGGCACGCGCTGTTCGACCAGAACGTTCTGGAAGCTCGAATCCTGAAGATCGGTATCGGACACGAGATAGCCGTTGTCATAGGCGGTCTTCAGAAAGGCCAGCGCATCGCGGAAGCCCTTCGAGCCGACGACCCATTTCTGCGTTTCCGGATCGAAAAGCGTTGCCGAAAGCCCGCCCGGCGTGCCGGAGATCAGGTTCATGAGACCCCGCATCGTGCTCGCCTCGTTGCCGGCCTTCGTCACATAGATATTGATCGGATCGACGCCGGGGAGGTTTTCCTTCACCTTGGCCGCGGCATCGAGAATGTCCTGCCAGGTCTTCGGCTGCCAGTCAGCCCCCACTCCGGCCTTTTCGAGAAGGTCCTTGTTGTACCAGATGGCCTGGGTGTCGGTGCCGAGCGGAATGCCGTAAACCTTGCCGTCGACGAAAGACTTGCCGTTCTGGACCGCGATCTGGGAGAACTGATCCCACTCGTCCCATCCGGAGAGCCGCTCGTCCAGCGGCTCGAGATAGCCCGCGGCGGCATCCGCGGTAATCTGGAAACCATCCTCATAGATGATGTCTGGCGCCGTCGATGCCGACTGGTTCATCAGCGAAACCTTGGTGTAGTAGTCGCGCGCCGACGAACTGATCGCGTTGAGCTCGATCGTGTCGCCGGGGTGTTCGGCTTCGAATTCGGCCTTGGCCGCCTCCATGACCGCCGACACATAGGGCGATTCGCGATAGACAACGGACAATTCCTCCGCCTGCGCCAGGGCAGGTAGACCACAGGCAAAGCCAGCGGCCAGCAGCGTTGACAGCTTCAATTGAGCACGCAAGTTCATATTGTTTCCTCCCTAAAAGACCTGCAAACGATATCACATATTTTTCGCTGGTCAACAAAGCCTCTCACCAAATTTCACGCTCTATCCGCAAATTCCGCCTTAAAACTAGCCTTTTATGGGACTTCTCTTTGACGTATTGACTAAATTTGAGGCGCGTGCCAATGATGTGGACATGCAATCGTTACCAGATAAGTGATATGGCAGAACAAAGAGACACTATGACGCCCGTCGTCCTGGCGGTGGATATCGGGGCCACCAAGATCGCCGTCGGCCTCGTGCATGCCGATGGCGCAATCGCCTTTCAGTCTCGCGAGCGCTCGCCGGTCAGGGCGGCGCCGAGCCTGGCGCTGATCGAGCGGCTCGGCAGGGCAGCCGAGGCCCACGCCAGAAGGAACGGGCTCGCCATAGAGGGAACGGGCATCGCCTGCGGCGGACCGCTCGACCTCGAAAAAGGCTTGGTCCTGTCCCCGCCCAACCTGCCGGACTGGGATCGCATACCGCTGACAGAGCAGATGGAAACCAGCTTCGGCGCGAAGGCCTATCTGCAGAATGACGCGGCGGCGGGCGCAATCGCCACGGCGCTCTGGGACAATCCCGACGCGGTGAGGGACGTGACCTATATCACCGTG
This window of the Martelella lutilitoris genome carries:
- a CDS encoding carbohydrate ABC transporter permease, with protein sequence MAQGASGTSQGPAAVLMRIVPLAPATLMIVAFFLVPIIWAIYTSMTNLGLSGYAARNPAFIGFENYYYLFTDPRTWAALGRTAVFVGLSVAGQNIVGFCIAYVRQMATPAIQSLASVIVITAWVVPEVVAGFLWYTFLRGDESGMNQIFDIFGFAHQQWLLTAPLAAVIIINIWRGCAFSMLVYSAALQDVSSEVLEAAEIDGAGRMQSIFGVILPIIRPVIAINVVLTTLNTLGVFGIIWITTAGGPGTRSETLPLLMYNQAYDFGLIGYGSSIAVLLLGFGVIASLIYVRLFKVGEARNG
- a CDS encoding extracellular solute-binding protein, with the translated sequence MNLRAQLKLSTLLAAGFACGLPALAQAEELSVVYRESPYVSAVMEAAKAEFEAEHPGDTIELNAISSSARDYYTKVSLMNQSASTAPDIIYEDGFQITADAAAGYLEPLDERLSGWDEWDQFSQIAVQNGKSFVDGKVYGIPLGTDTQAIWYNKDLLEKAGVGADWQPKTWQDILDAAAKVKENLPGVDPINIYVTKAGNEASTMRGLMNLISGTPGGLSATLFDPETQKWVVGSKGFRDALAFLKTAYDNGYLVSDTDLQDSSFQNVLVEQRVPEGKVAMFIDGNWIWARWIEGGTAPWAAWNETLGMAKIPTQNGQGNGFTSMSGGWTIAMSPKTEDKNLAFDFMTTVANFENSLTYAIRAGSIGVRKDVIADETYLETNPTAGFFSSLVEVTNFRPALEIYPQVSSLIQETMEAVTVGGDSVEDAAGRFDRQLTRLAGSSNVEKAN